From Medicago truncatula cultivar Jemalong A17 chromosome 7, MtrunA17r5.0-ANR, whole genome shotgun sequence, a single genomic window includes:
- the LOC11427801 gene encoding pentatricopeptide repeat-containing protein At4g33990, whose product MLSLLKSVSKFYKSATTSLHKDADFNALFNSCVNVNATKKLHALLLVFGKSQNIVLSTKLINLYVTHGDISLSRSTFDYIHKKNIFSWNSIISAYVRFGKYHEAMNCVNQLFSMCGGGHLRPDFYTFPPILKACVSLVDGKKVHCCVFKMGFEDDVFVAASLVHLYSRYGVLDVAHKVFVDMPVKDVGSWNAMISGFCQNGNAAGALGVLNRMKGEGVKMDTITVASILPVCAQSDDVINGVLIHLHVLKHGLDSDVFVSNALINMYSKFGRLQDAQMVFDQMEVRDLVSWNSIIAAYEQNNDPSTALRFFKGMQLGGIRPDLLTVVSLTSIFSQLSDQRISRSILGFVIRREWLDKDVVIGNALVNMYAKLGYMNCAHTVFDQLPRKDTISWNTLVTGYTQNGLASEAIDAYNMMEECRDTIPNQGTWVSIIPAYSHVGALQQGMKIHAKLIKNSLYLDVFVATCLIDLYGKCGRLEDAMSLFYEIPRDTSVPWNAIIASLGIHGRGEEALQLFKDMLAERVKADHITFVSLLSACSHSGLVDEGQKCFDIMQKEYGIKPSLKHYGCMVDLLGRAGYLEKAYELVRNMPIQPDASIWGALLSACKIYGNAELGTLASDRLLEVDSENVGYYVLLSNIYANTEKWEGVIKVRSLARDRGLRKTPGWSSVVVGSKAEVFYTGNQTHPKYTEIYKELKVLSAKMKSLGYVPDYSFVYQDIEEDEKEQILNSHSERLAIAFGIISTPPRSPIRIFKNLRVCGDCHNATKYISRISEREIVVRDSNRFHHFKDGICSCGDYW is encoded by the coding sequence ATGCTTTCTCTTCTCAAATCAGTTTCTAAGTTTTACAAATCAGCTACAACTTCTCTACATAAAGATGCTGATTTCAATGCTTTATTCAACTCCTGCGTCAATGTTAATGCTACTAAGAAGCTTCATGCTCTTCTTCTGGTATTTGGAAAATCTCAAAACATTGTTTTATCAACAAAGCTTATTAATTTATATGTCACTCATGGTGATATTTCATTATCTCGTTCCACATTTGATTATATTCACAAAAAGAATATCTTTTCATGGAATTCAATTATATCTGCTTATGTTCGATTTGGAAAATACCATGAAGCTATGAATTGTGTCAATCAATTGTTTTCAATGTGTGGTGGTGGTCATTTACGACCTGATTTTTATACTTTTCCTCCTATATTGAAAGCTTGTGTAAGTCTTGTTGATGGGAAGAAAGTgcattgttgtgtttttaagATGGGTTTTGAGGATGATGTATTTGTTGCTGCTTCTTTGGTTCATTTGTATTCGCGGTATGGTGTTTTAGATGTTGCACACAAGGTGTTTGTTGATATGCCGGTGAAAGATGTGGGGTCTTGGAATGCGATGATTTCGGGGTTTTGTCAGAATGGAAATGCAGCGGGGGCGTTAGGTGTTTTGAATAGGATGAAAGGTGAGGGGGTGAAGATGGATACGATTACGGTGGCGAGCATACTTCCTGTTTGTGCACAATCGGATGATGTTATTAATGGGGTGTTGATTCATTTGCATGTGTTGAAGCATGGGTTGGATagtgatgtttttgtttcaaatgCTTTGATTAATATGTATTCGAAGTTTGGTAGGTTGCAGGATGCACAAATGGTTTTTGATCAGATGGAAGTGAGGGATTTGGTATCTTGGAATTCTATAATTGCTGCGTATGAGCAGAATAATGATCCAAGTACTGCACTAAGATTCTTTAAAGGGATGCAATTGGGTGGAATACGGCCTGATTTGTTGACGGTTGTGAGTTTGACGTCAATTTTCAGTCAGTTAAGTGATCAAAGGATTAGCAGATCTATTCTTGGATTTGTTATAAGGCGTGAATGGCTCGATAAGGATGTCGTGATCGGAAATGCACTTGTAAATATGTACGCAAAATTGGGATATATGAATTGTGCACATACAGTTTTTGATCAGCTTCCAAGAAAAGATACAATTTCATGGAACACATTGGTCACAGGTTATACTCAAAATGGTCTTGCAAGTGAGGCAATTGACGCTTACAACATGATGGAAGAGTGTCGAGATACAATCCCAAATCAAGGGACCTGGGTGAGCATTATCCCAGCATATTCCCATGTTGGAGCTTTACAGCAAGGGATGAAAATTCATGCGAAACTAATAAAAAACTCACTCTACTTGGATGTCTTTGTAGCTACCTGCCTAATTGACCTCTATGGAAAATGTGGGAGGTTAGAAGATGCAATGTCCTTATTTTACGAAATCCCACGGGATACTTCAGTCCCTTGGAATGCCATAATAGCTTCTCTTGGGATTCACGGTCGTGGAGAAGAAGCTCTGCAACTTTTCAAAGATATGCTAGCTGAAAGGGTAAAGGCAGATCATATTACCTTTGTATCTTTGTTGTCGGCTTGTAGCCATTCGGGTTTGGTTGATGAGGGCCAAAAGTGCTTTGATATTATGCAGAAAGAATATGGGATCAAGCCTAGTTTGAAGCACTATGGCTGCATGGTGGATTTGCTTGGCAGAGCTGGGTATTTGGAAAAGGCTTATGAATTAGTGAGAAATATGCCTATACAACCAGATGCATCCATCTGGGGTGCTCTTCTCTCTGCTTGTAAAATATATGGAAATGCAGAATTGGGTACACTAGCTTCAGATCGCTTATTGGAAGTTGATTCGGAGAATGTTGGCTATTATGTTTTGTTGTCAAATATCTATGCAAATACAGAAAAATGGGAAGGAGTAATTAAAGTAAGATCGTTGGCCAGAGATCGAGGATTGAGAAAAACACCTGGGTGGAGCTCTGTTGTAGTTGGCAGTAAAGCTGAAGTCTTTTATACTGGGAACCAAACTCATCCAAAATATACAGAGATATACAAGGAATTAAAGGTTTTGAGTGCCAAAATGAAGAGCCTTGGCTATGTTCCGGATTATAGTTTTGTCTATCAAGATATTGAGGAGGATGAAAAGGAGCAGATTTTGAATAGTCATAGTGAGAGATTGGCCATTGCATTTGGAATTATCAGTACCCCACCAAGAAGTCCGATTAGGATATTTAAAAACTTGCGTGTTTGCGGCGATTGTCATAATGCAACTAAGTATATATCTAGAATTAGTGAGAGGGAAATAGTTGTGAGGGACTCGAACCGTTTCCATCATTTTAAAGATGGGATTTGCTCATGTGGTGATTACTGGTAA
- the LOC11417625 gene encoding peroxisome biogenesis protein 6, with amino-acid sequence MVERRRKPLILCSTKTAINSVLKSSNSSINENEFPNFNLPVGILRFSNKFPSFDHSALIALSTSLLKTLSITSGSPVLVKNAEMNTQRVAVAIALDPPSSDTTTLDIDHSPPASSRIMLVFPSCDFPLNGPLLNGEIAYLSPLLAFNLNLHISCLKSIIHNSQDALASYFKPQCQVGDEDAAKSFEDSVINIELKPLAQPPRFASLLRVAFVKIPECGILDSIKPISDVESKERQDMIDLALQKYFEVDRYLSSGDVFGISISWNCNSTICIPCNQKTQKNENIICFKVIAMEPSDEPVLRVNKTLTALVLVGSSPSALPPDLLTTGPEGPVPLQRDTVKILASILAPTLCPSALSSKFRVSVLLYGLEGCGKRTVVRYVARRLGLHVVEYNCHDLTGSDRTSVALAQAFKAAQRYSPTILLLRHFEVFRDSQSPEVSQNDQRGNTSEVASVIRRFTEPVGEHGDSNSLVKSNGQFVEKNSEKTSGHQVLLIAAADSSEGLPASIRRCFSHEIKMGPLTEEQRAEMLLHSLQNVYGLHSNTDLEGFVKEIVGQTSGFMPRDMCALIADAGANLFPGSNVEVGKDQPEDSDSSLISEVTEDNNESEVSARKPGKEDLVNALERSKKRNASALGTPKVPNVKWEDVGGLEDVKKSILDTVQLPLLHKDLFASGLRKRSGVLLYGPPGTGKTLLAKAVATECSLNFLSVKGPELINMYIGESEKNVRDIFQKARSARPCVIFFDELDSLAPARGASGDSGGVMDRVVSQMLAEIDGLSDSTQDLFIIGASNRPDLIDPALLRPGRFDKLLYVGVVSDATYRERVLKALTRKFKLHEDVSLYTIATKCPPNFTGADMYALCADAWFLAAKRRVLNAEPESSNPDNDADSIVVEYDDFVQVLEELQPSLSMAELKKYELLRDQFEGTSK; translated from the exons ATGGtggagagaagaagaaaaccTCTAATTCTATGTTCCACCAAAACTGCAATCAATTCCGTATTGAAATCTTCCAATTCTTCAATCAATGAGAATGAATTCCCTAACTTCAATTTACCAGTTGGAATTCTTCGATTCTCCAACAAATTTCCTTCTTTTGATCACTCTGCACTCATTGCTCTCTCCACTTCTCTTCTCAAAACACTCTCCATTACTTCTGGTTCACCG GTTCTGGTCAAGAATGCTGAAATGAACACACAGAGGGTTGCAGTGGCCATTGCTCTTGACCCTCCGAGCAGCGACACTACTACCCTTGATATAGATCACTCACCACCTGCTTCTTCTAGAATAATGCTTGTTTTTCCTTCTTGTGATTTCCCTCTCAATGGCCCCTTGTTAAATGGTGAAATTGCTTATTTGTCTCCTCTTTTGGCCTTTAATCTTAACTTGCACATTTCATGTTTGAAATCCATTATCCACAACAGCCAAGATGCTTTGGCATCTTATTTCAAACCTCAATGTCAAGTGGGTGATGAGGATGCAGCTAAAAGCTTCGAGGATTCTGTCATTAATATAGAGTTAAAGCCTCTCGCTCAACCTCCCAGATTTGCCTCTCTTCTGAGGGTTGCTTTTGTGAAGATACCAGAATGTGGCATCCTTgattccattaaaccaatttcaGATGTTGAATCCAAAGAACGTCAAGACATGATTGACTTGGCATTGCAGAAGTACTTTGAAGTTGACAGATATTTGTCAAGCGGGGATGTTTTTGGAATTAGCATTAGTTGGAACTGTAATTCCACGATTTGCATTCCTTGTAACCAAAAAACTCAAAAGAACGAAAACATTATCTGTTTTAAG GTCATTGCTATGGAACCATCAGATGAACCAGTTCTTCGTGTCAATAAAACCTTAACTGCTTTGGTGTTAGTAGGGAGTTCCCCATCTGCCCTTCCTCCAGATTTGTTAACAACTGGACCAGAAGGGCCTGTACCTTTGCAAAGAGACACAGTGAAGATCTTAGCTTCAATACTCGCACCGACTTTATGCCCATCTGCGCTCTCTTCCAAGTTTAGAGTTTCAGTGTTATTGTATGGCTTGGAAG GTTGTGGGAAAAGGACTGTTGTTAGATATGTTGCTCGTCGACTGGGCCTGCATGTGGTGGAATATAACTGTCATGATCTAACGGGCTCCGATAGAACATCTGTTGCTCTAGCTCAAGCTTTCAAGGCTGCTCAAAG ATACTCGCCAACAATACTTCTACTTCGTCATTTTGAGGTTTTTCGAGATTCACAATCACCTGAAGTTTCACAAAATGATCAAAGAGGAAATACATCTGAAGTTGCATCAGTTATTAGGAGATTCACTGAGCCAGTTGGTGAACATGGTGATAGTAACTCCCTGGTGAAATCAAATGGTCAATTT GTGGAGAAGAATTCTGAAAAGACAAGTGGGCATCAGGTCCTGTTGATTGCTGCTGCTGACAGTTCAGAGGGTCTGCCTGCAAGCATCAGACGCTGCTTTAGCCACGAAATAAAGATGGGGCCTTTGACAGAAGAGCAAAGGGCTGAAATGCTGTTGCATTCACTGCAAAATGTTTATGGACTCCACTCTAAT ACTGATTTAGAGGGCTTTGTAAAAGAAATAGTTGGACAGACATCTGGTTTCATGCCTAGGGAtatgtgtgctttaattgcggATGCTGGTGCCAACTTATTTCCTGGGAGCAATGTTGAAGTAGGCAAAGATCAACCCGAAGACTCGGATAGTTCTCTTATTTCCGAGGTGACGGAGGACAACAATGAGTCAGAAGTTTCAGCTCGGAAACCTGGTAAAGAAGACTTGGTGAATGCTTTGGAACgatcaaagaaaagaaatgcGTCAGCATTGGGTACTCCAAAG GTTCCGAATGTAAAATGGGAAGATGTTGGCGGGCTTGAAGATGTCAAAAAATCAATCCTGGATACTGTTCAG tTGCCTCTCTTGCATAAAGATCTATTCGCATCTGGGTTACGCAAGCGGTCTGGTGTTCTTTTGTACGGTCCCCCTGGAACTGGCAAA ACATTATTAGCAAAAGCTGTTGCTACAGAATGTTCCTTAAATTTTCTTAGCGTGAAAGGTCCTGAACTGATCAACATGTACATAGGAGAGTCTGAGAAGAATGTTCGAGACATTTTTCAGAag GCCAGATCAGCACGTCCATGTGTCATCTTCTTTGATGAACTTGATTCTCTTGCACCAGCTCGGGGAGCTTCCGGAGATTCTGGGGGTGTTATGGACAGAGTGGTTTCGCAG ATGCTTGCAGAAATTGACGGCTTAAGTGATTCAACACAG GATCTATTTATTATAGGTGCAAGTAATAGGCCAGATTTGATAGACCCAGCCCTTCTTCGCCCTGGTCGTTTTGATAAACTGTTATATGTTGGAGTTGTCTCTGATGCAACTTACAGAGAGCG GGTATTGAAAGCTCTTACTAGAAAGTTCAAATTACATGAAGATGTTTCACTTTACACTATTGCAACAAAATGTCCGCCAAACTTCACTGGTGCAGACATGTATGCCTTGTGTGCCGATGCCTGGTTCCTCGCCGCAAAGCGCAGG GTTTTGAATGCAGAGCCAGAGTCCTCCAACCCAGATAATGATGCAGACTCTATTGTTGTTGAATACGACGATTTTGTCCAG GTCTTGGAAGAACTTCAGCCTTCCCTCTCTATGGCTGAGCTAAAGAAGTACGAGCTTCTTAGAGATCAGTTTGAAGGCACCTCTAAATGA
- the LOC11422704 gene encoding 10 kDa chaperonin: MAKRLIPLFNRVLVEKIVPPSKTTAGILLPEKISKLNSGKVVAVGPGVHGKDGKLLPVAVKEGDTVLLPEYGGVEVKLDHKEYYLYGDDDILGTLHD, translated from the exons ATGGCGAAGCGATTGATTCCACTGTTCAACCGTGTTCTGGTTGAGAAGATTGTTCCTCCATCAAAAACCACCGCTGGAATTTTGTTACCGGAGAAAATCTCCAAG ctGAATTCTGGAAAAGTTGTTGCTGTTGGCCCTGGCGTTCATGGTAAGGATGGCAAACTCCTTCCTGTTGCTGTAAAGGAAGGTGACACTGTTCTTTTGCCTGAATACGGAGGAGTTGAGGTGAAGCTTGATCACAAAGA gtATTATCTGTATGGAGATGATGATATATTAGGAACACTGCATGATTGA